One Chlorobaculum limnaeum genomic window carries:
- the nfo gene encoding deoxyribonuclease IV: MKRVGAHVSIAGGVENAPLNAQKIGAKAFAMFTRNQRQWHSAPLTAASIEAFRQNCEGAGFLPGHILPHDSYLINLGAPETDKLEKSRKAFTTEMQRAEALGLAMLNFHPGSHLNLTGEDDCLQTIAESVNRSLDATAGVTAVIENTAGQGSNLGWRFEHLARIIELVEDKSRVGVCLDTCHLFASGYDLRTPEAFDATLAEFDRVVGISYLRGMHLNDAKQKLGSKVDRHECLGKGMIGIDAFAHIMRHPALEEIPLILETPNAEGWAEEIAMLYSFTEA; encoded by the coding sequence ATGAAACGGGTCGGCGCCCATGTCAGTATCGCCGGAGGCGTCGAGAACGCCCCGCTGAACGCACAAAAGATCGGCGCGAAAGCGTTCGCCATGTTCACCCGCAACCAGCGTCAGTGGCATTCCGCGCCGCTTACGGCGGCCTCGATCGAGGCGTTCCGGCAAAATTGCGAGGGGGCGGGATTCCTGCCCGGCCACATTTTGCCGCACGACAGCTACCTCATCAACCTCGGTGCTCCCGAAACAGACAAGCTCGAAAAGTCGCGCAAGGCGTTCACCACTGAAATGCAGCGCGCCGAAGCGCTCGGTCTTGCGATGCTGAACTTCCACCCCGGCAGCCACCTCAATCTGACCGGCGAGGACGACTGCCTCCAGACCATCGCCGAGTCGGTGAACCGCTCGCTCGACGCGACGGCGGGCGTGACGGCGGTGATCGAAAACACGGCGGGGCAAGGCAGTAATCTCGGCTGGCGCTTCGAGCACTTGGCGAGAATCATCGAGCTGGTGGAGGACAAATCGCGCGTCGGCGTCTGCCTCGACACCTGCCACCTCTTCGCCAGCGGCTACGATCTGCGTACGCCCGAAGCGTTCGACGCGACGCTCGCGGAGTTCGACCGCGTGGTGGGAATTTCGTATTTGCGGGGAATGCATCTGAACGACGCGAAGCAGAAGCTCGGCAGCAAGGTTGACCGGCACGAGTGCCTCGGCAAGGGGATGATCGGCATCGACGCCTTCGCCCACATCATGCGCCACCCGGCGCTGGAGGAGATTCCACTGATTCTCGAAACCCCCAACGCCGAAGGCTGGGCGGAAGAAATCGCAATGCTTTACAGCTTCACGGAAGCGTAA
- a CDS encoding TraR/DksA C4-type zinc finger protein, with the protein MTIMSKKTSPVQESPAEPSEETRLTKTYLTDEELEHFRQILLKRRDEVLRDLDILRSSLSEESVEDSINSNYSMHMADHGTETMDREQRFMFIARDEKYLHYIDQALDRIRNKTYGICTKSGKPIPKKRLEAVPHTSVRIEFKQTKK; encoded by the coding sequence ATGACCATCATGTCGAAGAAAACCAGCCCTGTTCAGGAGAGCCCCGCGGAGCCTTCGGAAGAGACGAGACTCACCAAGACCTACCTGACAGACGAGGAGCTCGAACACTTCAGGCAGATTCTGCTGAAACGGCGTGATGAGGTTCTGCGCGACCTCGATATTCTTCGTTCCTCTCTGTCCGAGGAGAGCGTCGAGGACTCGATCAACTCGAACTACTCGATGCACATGGCCGATCACGGCACCGAGACCATGGATCGCGAGCAGCGCTTCATGTTCATCGCCCGTGACGAAAAATATCTGCACTACATCGACCAGGCGCTCGACCGCATTCGCAACAAGACCTACGGCATCTGCACCAAATCGGGCAAGCCGATCCCCAAGAAGCGCCTCGAAGCCGTGCCGCACACCTCGGTGAGGATCGAGTTCAAGCAGACGAAGAAATAG
- the purN gene encoding phosphoribosylglycinamide formyltransferase, producing MNDKKKRLAVFCSGTGSNFKALFHAIIERALPAEIVLCLSNRSQCGAMDFAREYEIESLHLSETQFRTYDEFASAMLQALRERRIDLIMLAGYLRKIPDAVIAAYPEKIVNIHPSLLPQFGGHGMYGMRVHEAVIASGETRSGATVHFVNEEYDKGRIIKQNHVPVLPDDTPETLAERVLLCEHRLYPAALEKLLDEQP from the coding sequence ATGAATGACAAGAAAAAACGGCTGGCGGTATTCTGCTCGGGAACGGGTTCCAATTTCAAGGCGCTGTTTCACGCGATCATCGAGCGCGCGCTGCCCGCCGAGATCGTGCTGTGCCTGTCGAATCGCTCGCAGTGCGGCGCAATGGATTTCGCCAGAGAGTATGAGATCGAATCACTGCACCTCTCGGAAACGCAGTTCAGGACGTACGACGAGTTCGCCAGCGCCATGCTGCAAGCGCTCAGAGAGCGGCGGATCGATCTGATCATGCTGGCCGGTTATCTGCGCAAGATTCCGGACGCGGTGATCGCCGCTTACCCCGAGAAGATCGTGAACATCCATCCGTCGCTGCTGCCGCAGTTCGGCGGCCACGGCATGTACGGGATGCGCGTGCATGAAGCGGTGATCGCGTCGGGCGAGACCCGGAGCGGCGCGACGGTGCATTTCGTGAACGAGGAGTACGACAAGGGGCGCATCATCAAGCAGAACCACGTGCCGGTACTGCCGGACGACACGCCGGAAACGCTCGCCGAACGGGTGCTCCTGTGCGAACATCGCCTCTACCCCGCCGCGCTCGAAAAACTGCTTGACGAGCAGCCATGA
- the purF gene encoding amidophosphoribosyltransferase, translating into MCGVFGVFNSKTPAEDTFYGLYSLQHRGQEAAGIVVAEYNKAKKKTLFKQHKGPGLVSEVFRDEQIFENLSGYAAIGHNRYSTTGASKSNNNIQPFSLTYRSGSLAIAHNGNLTNSRALRKELTEQGVIFQASSDTEIIPHLAARSKEKEPIHQIYDALRQVEGAYSIVILANNQMIAARDPYGVRPLALGKKIDPATGEMAYIVASETCAFDIIKAEYIRDIAPGEILLIDHLAVANEKPISLYLPPVERKARCIFEYVYFARPDSFIFRNSVDKVRRNLGKNLARESTIERKESEKELAVVSVPDSSNTAALGFVRESNKLGKPARFEHGLIRNHYVGRTFIQPGIQSREIKVRSKYNIVRGVMQGRPIILVDDSIVRGTTAKMLIKLVREADPAEIHLHISSPPITNPCFYGMDFPTKRQLLTHMLADAEHELGDIEKIREYIGVDSLKYLSMQGLLNSVPTFEGEECSYCTACFSGDYPIPITDATTDKEEND; encoded by the coding sequence ATGTGCGGAGTTTTCGGCGTTTTTAATTCAAAAACTCCCGCCGAAGATACCTTTTACGGCCTCTACTCTCTTCAGCACAGAGGGCAGGAAGCCGCCGGTATCGTGGTAGCTGAATACAATAAAGCCAAGAAGAAAACGCTGTTCAAACAGCACAAGGGACCGGGCCTGGTCTCGGAAGTGTTCAGAGATGAGCAAATTTTCGAGAACCTGAGCGGCTACGCAGCCATCGGCCACAACCGCTACTCCACCACCGGCGCCTCGAAATCGAACAACAATATCCAGCCCTTCTCCCTCACCTATCGCTCCGGCAGCCTCGCCATCGCCCATAACGGAAACCTCACTAATTCGAGAGCGCTTCGCAAGGAGCTGACCGAGCAGGGAGTAATTTTCCAGGCCTCTTCGGACACCGAAATCATTCCGCACCTGGCCGCCCGAAGCAAGGAAAAAGAGCCGATCCATCAGATTTACGATGCGTTGCGGCAGGTCGAGGGCGCCTATTCGATTGTCATTCTCGCCAACAACCAGATGATCGCCGCCCGCGATCCATATGGCGTTCGCCCGCTGGCTCTCGGCAAGAAAATCGATCCCGCGACCGGAGAGATGGCTTACATCGTAGCGAGCGAAACCTGCGCCTTCGACATCATCAAGGCCGAATACATCCGCGACATCGCTCCGGGTGAAATCCTCCTGATCGATCACCTGGCTGTGGCGAACGAAAAGCCGATCTCGCTCTACCTTCCGCCGGTCGAGCGCAAGGCCCGCTGCATCTTCGAGTATGTCTACTTCGCCCGTCCCGACAGCTTCATTTTCCGGAACTCGGTGGACAAGGTGCGCCGGAACCTCGGCAAGAACCTCGCGCGCGAATCGACCATCGAACGAAAAGAGAGCGAAAAGGAGCTGGCTGTGGTCAGCGTACCCGACTCGTCGAACACCGCCGCGCTCGGTTTCGTCCGGGAGAGCAACAAGCTCGGCAAACCGGCGCGCTTCGAGCACGGCCTCATCCGCAACCACTACGTCGGGCGCACCTTCATTCAGCCTGGCATCCAGAGCCGCGAAATCAAGGTTCGATCCAAATACAACATCGTGCGCGGCGTCATGCAGGGACGGCCGATCATTCTGGTCGATGATTCGATCGTGCGCGGCACGACGGCCAAAATGCTCATCAAGCTGGTGCGCGAGGCCGATCCGGCGGAGATCCATCTGCACATCAGCTCGCCGCCGATCACCAATCCCTGCTTCTACGGCATGGACTTTCCGACCAAACGCCAGTTGCTCACGCACATGCTGGCCGACGCGGAGCACGAGCTGGGCGACATCGAAAAAATCCGGGAGTACATCGGCGTAGACTCGCTGAAATATCTCTCCATGCAGGGCCTGCTGAACAGCGTACCAACGTTCGAAGGCGAAGAGTGCAGCTACTGCACCGCCTGTTTCAGCGGAGATTACCCGATCCCGATCACCGACGCCACGACCGACAAAGAGGAGAACGACTGA
- a CDS encoding radical SAM protein, with amino-acid sequence MSTETTLCVSEIFHSIQGESSFAGWPCAFVRLAGCGHGCRYCDTAYAEEAGTAMTVEQIVRRALAFEAPCVEVTGGEPLLQPGAFELLSTLCDHHPAVLLETGGFLPVERVDPRVHAIIDIKAPSSGVAAENCATNFALALDTPERFEFKIVVASREDYEWAKSYIAGHDLPGKCSIIFGPVFGHLEPRLLAEWILRDRLPVRMQLQLHKYIWNPDARGV; translated from the coding sequence ATGAGCACGGAAACGACCCTCTGCGTCAGCGAGATTTTTCACTCGATCCAGGGCGAGTCGTCGTTCGCGGGATGGCCGTGCGCCTTCGTGCGCCTGGCCGGATGCGGCCACGGCTGCCGCTACTGCGACACGGCCTACGCCGAGGAGGCGGGTACGGCGATGACGGTCGAACAGATCGTGCGCCGCGCACTCGCGTTCGAGGCGCCATGCGTCGAGGTCACGGGCGGCGAGCCGCTGCTTCAGCCCGGCGCGTTCGAGCTGCTCTCGACGCTCTGCGACCACCATCCGGCGGTGCTGCTCGAAACCGGCGGCTTTCTGCCGGTCGAGCGCGTCGATCCGCGCGTTCACGCGATCATCGACATCAAAGCGCCATCGTCGGGAGTCGCGGCAGAGAATTGCGCCACGAACTTCGCCCTCGCCCTCGACACGCCGGAACGCTTCGAGTTCAAGATTGTCGTGGCCTCGCGCGAGGATTACGAGTGGGCGAAATCGTACATCGCCGGGCACGACCTTCCCGGCAAGTGCTCGATCATCTTCGGCCCGGTCTTCGGCCATCTCGAACCGCGCCTCCTCGCTGAGTGGATTCTGCGCGACCGGCTTCCCGTGCGGATGCAGCTCCAGTTGCACAAGTACATCTGGAACCCCGACGCACGGGGCGTGTAG
- a CDS encoding cell division protein FtsX, which translates to MSLFYSIKEGFAGIGRAKLPASVTIATGFFSLLLLGLFGTVSFSFYQLIHEVRSRVELEVFFDDRISDLQAGALSERMQSIPGVAGTRFISRTEAASRFARDFEADVVGILGTNPLPRSVEVSIQPGYAAPQNIASIEEQIAALGGGLDIRYNKEYLRGIERNARLFTLITAGVGGVIALATIILNAFTVRLAMYARRDKIKTMRLVGATRWFISAPFLFEGIIQGLVSGGLAALGLWLIFEQALLRYEPAIYQILHPSTSVIYPALVALGIALGFFGSAWSVARFLRKA; encoded by the coding sequence ATGAGTCTCTTCTACAGCATCAAGGAAGGGTTTGCAGGGATAGGACGGGCCAAGCTGCCCGCAAGCGTGACCATCGCCACGGGTTTCTTTTCACTGCTGTTGCTCGGGCTGTTCGGGACGGTCTCGTTCAGCTTTTACCAGTTGATCCACGAGGTGCGTTCGCGCGTCGAGCTGGAGGTCTTTTTCGATGACCGGATCAGTGACCTTCAGGCCGGAGCGCTGAGCGAGCGGATGCAGTCGATTCCCGGCGTCGCCGGAACCCGCTTTATTTCGCGCACCGAAGCGGCGTCGAGGTTCGCGCGCGACTTCGAGGCAGATGTCGTGGGCATTCTCGGCACGAATCCGCTGCCGCGCTCCGTCGAGGTGAGCATCCAGCCGGGGTACGCCGCTCCGCAGAACATTGCGAGTATCGAGGAGCAGATCGCGGCGCTCGGCGGCGGACTCGACATCCGCTACAACAAGGAGTATCTGAGGGGTATCGAGCGGAACGCGCGGCTGTTCACGCTCATCACCGCCGGAGTCGGCGGGGTGATCGCTCTGGCGACCATCATCCTGAACGCATTCACCGTGCGGCTCGCCATGTACGCCCGCCGCGACAAGATCAAGACCATGCGGCTGGTCGGCGCGACCCGCTGGTTTATCAGCGCCCCCTTTCTCTTCGAGGGAATTATTCAGGGGCTAGTGTCAGGCGGGCTGGCCGCGCTCGGCCTCTGGCTCATCTTCGAGCAGGCGCTTTTGCGCTATGAACCGGCGATCTACCAGATTCTGCACCCTTCGACCTCCGTGATCTATCCGGCGCTTGTCGCGCTCGGCATCGCGCTCGGCTTTTTCGGCAGCGCCTGGTCGGTGGCGCGGTTCCTGCGGAAGGCGTGA
- a CDS encoding glycosyltransferase family 2 protein, with protein sequence MTSLSVIVPLYNERESLPELCDRLFEALASPELARCFDAPFSFEVIMVDDGSTDGSDLLIGELMAGRPELRLVSFRRNYGKTEALSAGFRAASGEVVVTIDADMQDDPTEIAPLVMKIREGFDLVSGWKQERNDPVSKTVPSKLFNLTTRLFSGIALHDFNCGLKAYSRKLTSSLDLHGEMHRYIPVLAQWKGFRVTEIPVRHHARKYGESKFGVARFFAGLFDFLSVMFITRYLKRPMHFFGMMSLGSFFLGFCISLYVTIEKYMFDKPAGNRPILFLGILLIILGVQFFSTGLVGELLSTKPSRNGGWSIRRTANLPDEIVERLTE encoded by the coding sequence ATGACGAGCCTCTCAGTCATCGTGCCGCTCTACAACGAGCGGGAGTCGCTGCCAGAGCTCTGCGACCGACTGTTCGAGGCACTCGCAAGTCCCGAGCTGGCGCGATGCTTCGACGCGCCGTTCAGCTTCGAGGTGATTATGGTCGATGACGGTTCGACCGATGGCTCCGACTTGCTGATCGGCGAGTTGATGGCCGGGAGACCGGAACTACGCCTCGTCTCGTTCCGGCGAAATTACGGCAAGACCGAGGCGCTCTCGGCGGGTTTCCGCGCGGCGTCGGGCGAAGTGGTGGTGACGATCGACGCCGACATGCAGGACGATCCGACGGAGATCGCGCCGCTCGTGATGAAAATCCGTGAGGGATTCGACCTCGTGAGCGGATGGAAGCAGGAGCGCAACGATCCCGTCAGCAAAACCGTGCCGTCAAAGCTCTTCAACCTGACGACGCGCCTCTTCAGCGGCATTGCGCTGCACGACTTCAACTGCGGACTGAAGGCCTACAGCCGCAAGCTGACCTCGTCGCTCGACCTGCATGGCGAGATGCACCGCTACATTCCGGTGCTGGCGCAGTGGAAGGGATTCCGCGTCACGGAGATTCCCGTCCGGCACCATGCCCGGAAATACGGCGAAAGCAAGTTCGGCGTGGCGCGATTTTTTGCCGGGCTGTTCGATTTCCTGTCGGTCATGTTCATCACCCGCTACCTGAAACGCCCGATGCACTTTTTCGGCATGATGAGCCTCGGCAGCTTTTTCCTCGGCTTCTGCATCAGCCTCTACGTCACCATCGAAAAGTATATGTTCGACAAACCGGCGGGCAACCGGCCAATTCTGTTCCTCGGCATCCTGCTCATCATCCTCGGTGTGCAGTTCTTCTCGACCGGCCTCGTCGGCGAGCTGCTCTCGACGAAGCCATCGCGCAATGGCGGCTGGTCGATCCGCCGGACGGCGAACCTGCCGGACGAAATCGTCGAGCGATTGACGGAGTGA